The DNA window acCTCAGTGCAGTTCAGGTTGCAGCAGGTGGTTGTTTCTCACCTTTATTCGGCCTCAGTGTGTTGGGGAAGGGTCTTGTTCAATTTTTAACAAGCATTTCTCTGTTCCTCAGTGTAAGCTGATAGGCTGCAACTGTGAGATGGGAGCTGTTGCTTTGTTTGTGCGTTATTGGCTGTGAGTTCTAGTGTTCCTCTGCAGCCGAGCTGAGATAACAGTCTAAACATAGAGAAGGGAGTCTCAGAGTCCTGCAGTTCTCTCAGGATTTAACTAGGTCTTTAACCTTCAGCGCTTTTGTTTACATGCTCACATCCTACCAACAGCAGATGagactttttttcatttatgtggAGTTTGATGAGACCTGTGGTGTGATCTGTCTGGAGACAAAATGTCTGCTGTGACCTATAATGAATTTTTGTTAACGCTTTTCAGCTGCCATATTTTACTCAACagcagaaattttctaaaaaataacaaaaaaacgtaaatttctgagtttgattAAGTAGAAAATTTGAAATTTGgaaattaatttcagaatttttctagaaaattactTGGATATTAAAGTGaaagattttttacttttgaaactatttttctagaaaatttctgagattaatccaaaaatttctgagttttttggcagaagtGCCAAAAAACCTCAGAAGTGTAGGCCTATAAGGAACTACAAAGGTCCTGAAAGGCCATTGTAGACAGGAATAGGAATAGAATGGGTATGTTAGGAACCAACTCAGAAGAATCAGATTTAAAGCAAACCAGAAACCTAAAACATACCAAATATTGGTTGCAACCCcctctagaaaaaaaaacaaagccaagGGAACATGACAGTATTTAAAGCAGACATGCTGGATTGGGTTACTATTTGAGGGACCTACTTGCTTTTTGACCAAAAACTCTTAAGTTACCGCCGTCACAAAGGTGGCTGTCAGTGGTGTCATTGTTAGCGTAGCTGTCAGGCTACAGCTTTACCGGGCTGTAACTTTAGCTGCAAGCATGAAACTTCCTCCAAATAGTTTGTGGAAGACCTGAATTCacataaactgaaaacaacCCACGAATTTTCCATGTCTCTGTCCACAGTTGGTCAAAATAATTATCCGAAAGCTACAAATACACTAATTTCAGCTTCTGTGTAAATCTCCAAGTACGCTATGTGAGCAGTGGATGATCCTGCGTTGTTTCccggacactttttttttctccacccgGTTTTACCAATAACAAATCTCAGATTGGTGTTTCCCCCCTCGCCCCCCCCTGACTCTGCAAAGTACTGCTATCATTAATatctaaacagaaaatgtgcaacAGCTAACACCAAATATTTAATCACTGCCACTTCTTATGCTGAGTCAAAAGGATGCTGCAGGAATCTCACATCTCATCCGAACTCAGAAACTTGGAAAAGCGGGgaacaaactttacattttttgagcCAAATCAATCACACCAACATAAAACCATTATTTCAAAGAATCAGTCATCTGTCCTTCCATCTGGTAATCAACTGTAACAGCTCTTTCCTACAAGGACTGTGGTATTTACTCCTGATGAAAGCCTTGGGATGACATtacaaatattcacattttgttctgatTGTAGCCACTTATTTAAGCAGAGCttcaaatgcaaaatgcaaGAGCTAAAGCAAATAGAGAGGGACATTTTTAGGGctcaaacaattaatcagattaattagGGTGATTTGATTAAGGAAATAATCAAATCGTCAACGAATTTAGTAATCAAATAACTGTTAGCTGGAGTAagcagactcaaaaaaggccaatTGCTTAACCAACAACATATTCtgcagtaattaagtcaaaactgtacaaaaatgtattttgtatttaagtaataaaaacaaaaactttgcattaattGATTAATAGAATAAATAATGATCAGATTATTCTTGCTGGAAGGGCTTAGCTTTTCAGATGATGATGCTGTAAGTATTTTTCTtgctgcagattcatcctttgctacaaatgatcaaacgtGCACAACAGAATGGtatgttattgcatttaaggcaaatttttgtatttaagaggacttgaattttttttatgtggtccTATTAATGTATCAAATAAGcataagtggttaaatgaaatgtgccagttttttatccgattaatcaagtaatcatcaaaataatcaatagaataatcgATAACTCAAATAATTGTTAATTGCAGAGATTATTgaaaactggaataaaatttaaactgaTTATAATTCCAAGTTAGAAGATTTGAGGATGTTAAAATGACAATCTgtactgttttttaaataaaccctAAATTACATGCATCTTTGTGCGAAATTTTTCAGATTGCCACTTTTCTAACTTCTGGTTGCAGAAAGCTGTGCTACAGTGATAACAGGAGCTTCACATCCACAGAAAGGGCTAATTaaatctgttatttaaaaaaaagattaaaggtGCTTGTTTTGacttgattttctttcattcctAAAATGTTGCAGCCCTTTCTTTTATAGATATTACACATGCAACATCCTCCATCaaagcttttctctttcttcttttcctccagATGGCCTCGGCAACAGCGACCTACGGACAGAAAGAGTCTTCGGACCAGAACTTTGACTACATGTTCAAGATCCTCATCATTGGCAACAGCAGCGTGGGAAAAACCTCCTTCCTGTTCCGCTACGCCGACGACTCGTTCACACCGGCGTTCGTCAGCACAGTGGGGATCGACTTCAAGGTGAAGACAATCTACAGGAACGACAAGAGGATCAAACTACAGATCTGGGTAAGACCGAGGCAAAACGGTTTTCATCAAAGCAACGAACCAgttaaaagtaatttatattCTGACCTAATATTTGATTAGAGCACAGAGTTTAGTCACATTCCTCCTGATAAATATTGGTCATGTTTGTGGGCTGTTATactcacacacacctttttcagctctgcttaaaaaaaaaagatagtttattatttattatttagctgAGCTTTATATTCTGTTACTCTTCCTGGGTAACAGaatataaatcattaaaaaagtgtttgctgTTTGAGTCTTTATTATCCTCTCAGTAATTTACAGATTGTTCTGTGGTGACATAGTCAAAAACTAATGTGtgaattttgtgtttgataATTAGATCGTAAAATAGTTGCTTGCAATTATATTTCCACTAACTCTCCATCTAGAGAAAATTCTGGAAGCAGGAATAAAAGTTTTTTCACACATGAGAGGaagttgatgttttgttttgggggtttttctgcttaaatgaaaatgtgagcCAAATAGACATCTAAGTTATGATTGCTTCTTCTACTCTCATATATTTTGATGCCATTCTGATCACttagaaaataatatttcatgTGAAATTTCAGAGAGAGTAAACTGCAGTGAGGCAATGCCCCATGGTGCAGTACAGTTCTGCAAACCAACGTTTCCTCTTCTGCAGCGTTTTCACTCAGGTTGGAtatggagaaaataataaaccaaCCCAGAAATAATAAGAGGCTGCGGCCAGCTAAGATGACATATCCGCAGGAGCAAACAGAACGATGTTTTCTTCTGCATCCGACGTGTGTTTGTTATTAGAGCTCAAGTGTAAACACAGTGGAAGCTTTTAAGAGCAGCATGAAGAGGAAACAGGTTCACTGAGGTTAGCAGAGACGCACTAAACTGGAGAAAACGAGGACCGCTTCACTTTCCCCTAAATACTACACGTCCCTCTGTGTCACATCACAAAAAGCAGACACACCGCCACTCCATCTGTCAGCAGGTTTGAcaggaaatatataaaaaataaacctaaatatgctttttataattttgttgcTATGCAGTTACTGCAGTTTATGCAAATCTGATCTGTCATGTTGATTTACCTTCATGTTCTTGGTTTCTGCAGTCTGTTTCCGTTTACTACAGTTATGTTTATAAGACATCATGGcatgaaaatcaaaatgttggACCAGAGATTTtgaataaatctgtttatttgaCTCTGATAACGTGAAATTTGTCATCCCTAACCTTTAATACATGGACAGATGACAGTTATcctacataaaatacataaaatatccACATTTAAGAggattgtattatttttattccaattcTATACTAATATTCAAGGTTTTTTTAATTAGACAATCTTCACTAGCTGcattttttcaaagatttataTAAAGACAATAATTTAAGAAAGGATATGGGCACTAATAGATtaaatcaaatcagatttttacttaaataaacattaaaatagagattaagttttttttatgtagaaacACTAGATAATGTATTGTACATGACAGTATTGCAgtattttcacttttcagtGTGCGTCCTGCTTTTCTGGAATGTTCTGCTTACAATATGAGTTTATATAACACCACTTCATGCTACCTACACTGACCATTAGGTATAGCGCTAAAGCTCTTATCCTCAGCAGCCTGCAGCGCCGTGAGTGGATCTAAATGGCAGCAGGACAAAAAGTCCAGCTTTGTATATTTACACCATGAAGGTCAGACACAGTCATGAAATCACATCTTGGTTTTTGTAtctctttctgtttattttcctttttccacaAGATCATTTAAAGCATAGTGTGGGTTCCAAAACCATTTGTTGgattaattattgtttaaagaaattttaactATTCTGATCTCTGAGACTCTTTGTTGTCACTTTCGCCGTGTGACACGGCGCTCCATCCAATCCTCACCACACTGATATATATTAActcgatacagaaaaacagagctgaaTTGACTTTAAtagatgctttttttaaatgcagacataaatgtactgaattataCATTTACTTGATAACTCTACACCCGAACTTCACCCTTAAAAATACCAATGGCTTCACAAGATTGGTCAAACATGtacaaacaacacaacttttatttgttcagttggtgaaattaaaagtgaaacaaagtaaaataaataaataaactgaaataatagGTTGATTATCTTagtcaaacatataaaaaattaactacaacaaactttctttcaaatgtttcagaaagtgcaattaggaattataattgtaatgtaaaataaatgataaagcaTGAAGTTGCTGAGAGCACAACTTGTAAATTAGACTGAATTAGATCGGCCACATTCTAGATTCCTGATCTAggatttttttatcaatatctggaccaatacagatattaatatggTATCAGTGCACGTCTACTCTGACTAACACAGTGttagtttaaatttttatattcAGCTCTAGACTCACTTTTATCTAAACGTCTAAAACCATTCTTTGTTAATCTAACATTTTATAAACCTCCATAGTGGTCTGATAGAGGAGTGGTTCCtttctacttttgttttcagGACACGGCGGGTCAGGAGCGTTACCGCACCATCACCACAGCGTACTACCGAGGAGCCATGGGCTTCATCCTCATGTATGACATCACCAACGAGGAGTCCTTCAACGCCGTCCAGGACTGGTACGTTTTTGGCTCAAGgagagagtttttcttttttcttttttctgtatgaTAATAATGCACGATGACTCCTGTTAGTGAGCGGGAGGTGCATGTGGATGATGGATGAAGTGTCGTGAGGAAAGTCTGGAAATAGAATAAGAGTCGTGGCTGTAAAAAGAACAAGGAGCAGATGATGTCCAGGAATCAGACGCTTGTTTTAACCTTTAAGTCtaacaaaatattaagaataACAATTTTGAtaatacaactttttaaaattaattttaatttatgatgaGAACgacaaatcaaaattcttatcatgacaAGAAATTTTTCTTGATAAATTATAAACAGTGCAATAAATTTCCACTCatatctggaaaatgagccgtttcaaaaacttcctGATTATTAAAGGCACATTCGACAGGCATTGCACctttacctagcaaccccagcccagttacctagcaaccctattCAAGctcagccccgttacctagcaacccaagtggagttCTGGAACATTtattcagctggttttaccactttATGTTCTttacaatgaaaagaaaaagtgttttgttgttaaattacCATCTAGAAAAGATGTTTGTATAATTGcatatctgtttgcagccattttcttgtgtgagtgtaaacattgagctggggggcgtggccagcaggagcttatttagatttaaagagacagctcaaaataggcagaacagAGCAGACTCAAGAGCAGAGCAGTTTCTTGGCTCTTTCATTGTTGCCGTGTCGTGCTTACGACCGTCAGAAGAATCATTTGCAAACTTCAAGTTTCCGCTGTAAGCTGGCTGTGTTTTCCCAGGTCGACTCAGATTAAGACGTACTCATGGGACAACGCCCAGGTGCTGCTGGTAGGAAACAAATGTGACATGGAGGATGAGAGGGTGGTGAACGCAGAGAGAGGCCGGCAGCTCTCAGAACATCTTGGTGAGTTTCACCCCCATCGCTTTAAATATGATGCAAGAAACTACCAACTAAAGATTATTTCAGCAATAGAGCATTTTaccaattattctgacaattaatcaattaatcagataaataaaattgtcacATTGTGCAGATTTTTCAATTGACtatttaagcttattttatacaattttagcaatacataaaacaaacaataacattttttaagtttttaaaataaaaaaaacaattgtattGACTAAAATGCAACAATACCAAATTCATTTAGTGTATCTTGGTCATTTGTAACAAAGGATACATCTACagctaaaaatacttctaacataaacatgTTAGAAGTTTTTTTAGATTAACTATTAATAATTGTGCAGCAAAAAGTgtttaataggagatttttttccacaatatttgaaccaggtgaagctaaaactgcctcTTGAGCTCTGAGTAGAAGATATTTCAAcagacaaagaaggtttttcattttaaatgcaaaatatatatattatttgaacatttttggcTTAAGTACTACTcttaatatgttgttttttcggCAAATTACCTTTTGTTTGATTGAATACTTCAATTAGcaattaatcgataactaaattagttgatattatttctttatttgattaATAACGATCAATCTGATGAAGCTCCTcatcagagctgcagcttccaagtTTCACAGCTTCCATCTTACAAAGCAGCAATTCCCCAGAACTCCTctattcagctccttcagactagccagcagaaattAGTAAACATTTGTGGGAACTGCACAACTCGTTATAAGAGCtccttctcagtgcaacgctggttaAACGGTTAATAGAGGAGggatgtgatgacttcctgaaggcaaaGTTTCAGGAAGAgtaggagtttttaaagagacagtagcccaatttcaaggcgttaaaatACCAAgccaattttcttttaaatcatatttgatatatagcatttttataacaactgattataacttgattgtgctataaaatggcaccatgtgcctaGAAAACACATAATCCTGCATCTTTAGTGAGAATCTGGTTTCTCCTCCAGGTTTTGAGTTCTTCGAGGCCAGCGCTAAGGACAACATCAACGTGAAGCAGACCTTTGAACGCCTTGTCGAtatcatctgtgaaaagatgtCTGAGAGTCTGGATGCCGGTGATCCCGCCGTTACGGGGGCCAAGCAGGGGCCCCAGCTGACAGAGCAGTCTGCCCCTCCCCACCAGGACTGTGCATGTTAAAGCTGACTCAGCAATTCTTCCTGCTGTCATTTTCCCCTCCGCTCCTTCAGCCGGACCCCCGCTCCTCAGATCCTTACTTCAGCATCCTGTTCGctcctcttcctgctccttTTTGTTGGCTGATGATCACAAGAGAAGGGCTGGAAAGAGTCTGGGACGCTGCAGCAGGTGGTGTCCCCACATTTTACCGAACGTGTTTCCGTTGAGTTCCTCCGCATTCGGGAGACGTTAAGGTGTTTTTAATCAGCGCAGGTGTTGATCTGATGCCAAAGCAAGCCCAGTAAAACCAGAGCGTCTCAGACTCTTTGCAGCCCAGGCTCTTGCCAGTTTCCCCTGATCCtcagtttggttttaaaagaaGGATTTGACGGCGATCATCCTCAGAGTGCCATTTAAATCCTTCCAGAGTTTACAGTTTCATGTCTCGAAGTAAGAGATGAAAGCCTTGGATTTGGTGACCAAGACTGTGGAGTTTCACAGGTGTTTTCAATTCATCTGAGAAATAATCAAAAACCATGTGTTGCATTTCTTCGACGGAGTATTAGGGTCAccctaagaaaacaaaaaatatataattacaagaataaaccCATGAaattgtgagaataaagtcaaaataatacataataatATGACTGTATTCTcttaatatgactttattctcaaaatattatgactattttcatattataatgactttattcttgtattatttaaattttatgcatgtaatatgactttattctcatatgaGTTTATTTCCctaattttatgaatttatttgtattatttcaactttattctcataattttattttttcattcttttctcaTTATTGCCCTACTACTCTGCCGTACATTTCAGATCCAACATATAcaattaattttgtatttttacctACTTACACTTGAAAACTGCAGGAATTAAACCAACATGACCATTTCCTCAGCTCTTCTGAGCATCTTTCATCACCGTTTTTTACTCTTAATTCCTTctgcaaatttttattttatattttccagcCTCGTTCTTTTCATAACCTAAATCAGAGAGAGTAAAGAAGACAAACAAGCTATTGCAAGgtgaaaaagagaataaaaaaataaaaattttatttaattatatttatttcagatgtacATATAAATGTTGTgcaatatatacatatacatataataTCTACAGGTATGCACTTCTGgaaaaagatttataaaaagTGTCCTGCGAGGATAGcgttgaataaaaaaaaggtgttttgttGTAGGATTTGTTTATCGTTTCCCTGCTTGTGGCTCCTTTCAGGAACGATTCAGTTTCATTCAGTGTAAGAAAAATGACTTAAGAGCGTCAGGATGGTAAACTGCatacagttttacaaaaacctgATTAAAATCCAGATTATAAAGTTGCTGTAAGCAACAAGATGTCAAATGCCATTGGCAGCACTTTATCGTTGTTGATGGTCGACTTTCAGGATAAATGCAACTCTGATCCTGAACTaagacttttgtgtttttgagctGGAAATGAACCCTAAGTATAGTAACTCTAAGCTCAAAGTTTTCTGATTTGTCAGTAAGATTGTAAGAATGGTGACAAATTTTACTGTTCGTTGTTACCTTTAGTAATTATGTGTAAAAATACCTACCTATAAATCGGTTTAATACTCTCCGATGCATTCGGAGTTGATTTTGAAggtgaaaataatgtttttatgttattctgCTTTTCTCTCATTGCTGACTGGCTGTCTTCAGTGAGGAACCAGAAGGAGAGATTACTGCTGACTGAGCTTGTTGTTGTCACAGGGTATATATTTGtgaaatttcatttttagatattAGTTCTTGACAGGTAGGACATGACGGCATGCAGGTTCTGCTACAAAAATGCTGAAGTTACAACTTTGCATTTTCTCTCCAGAGagatcaaaattttaaaaaatgacagttaaatttgtttaaatttttcttttctgatgtTTAAGTTAAGATATGCAATGCTCTCTACAATCATTGGCActcctggtaaaaaaaaaaaaaaaaaaaagcattgcaATGAAATATTGTTTCAGGGCTTTGGATCAGTTTTTGTTACACTGCATGTAGTCAAATTCAACCCAAGAGACATTTTCTTGTAGTAATTTCCTGACTTGCAGCATAAAGATAAACAAACACATGGCTTaccttcactgcaaaaacacaaaatcttagtaagtattttttgtctagtttagTTGTCTGATTTAGAActaaaaaataacttgcaagTACATtgtcagcaagatataggagcttattttaagtaaatatttctctaatataatttttttaaacagtgctACTTCCACAGggagattattttatttattatcagggaaatgtcttgctataaatgaaataatctgtattTTACCAATAttaagcatttttatgacataaatcaaactcctgtatcttgctgaaaaggtccttgtaaattagttttgttttatttcaagtgtactaagatatttgcattagaataggctaaaaatacttggtaagactttgagtttttgcagtgtttgtgcTTACATATTGTTGCATTCACTGATTAGCAAATATGATGGTATTTTTCATTTCGAGCTGTGAAGATTGATCAAATGCAAAAATGGTTAATttgtcaatcataaaatcgtggattatttactaaatattcTTGATGCTGATCAAACTAAaccagaaaattgcaaaaagGCTCCAATTGGTTATGTTTCCATAAAgtaactgtgaaaaaaaatagtttgcaGCGAAAGCCTTCTACACATTTTAATGCCAACAGTTGTGAAGGAGATTGAACTTCAGCAGTCTGGGCAGGTGTCAAACCcgttttttctttacaaacttTCATCCTGAACTGAATCAATTCAAGAAATTAATGAGTCGTTTTCAAGCAGCATGGCTTGATCATCTGCAGTAACTCAAATGGTCCTTTTCCACAGTAACAAACAGCATTTCTGCTGAAACTTTGTCAGAGTTTGCTTCGCAGAGCAGCTCGACTTGTCTGTTGCAGGCTGCCGTGTAAATGTTGGTTTACTTTTGTCTGAGAAGAACTCAGTTCCTGCTGGTTGAACGTTGGGAAGCATTTAAGAGCTGGAGGAAGGGCAGGCGACTTGAGCTGTccgaaaaaaaacataaatcaccTGTTCGAAAAGTCAACACAGCCGCGCTTTTATGGGGACGCCCTTCCTCAGAACATATTTACTCTTGTTTTACTGCATTTTCCAAAGCTGAAACTGGTTTCCCTCATTTAATGGAGCACTGTAGATGTGGCTTGCTGTTTTTGCTCCACAAAGCTGGACGAAGATTGATAGACGtgtttaatgaggaaaaaaaaattaaagatgaccaagactgcaaaaaaaaaactatgaaaaatctgtaatattaaaatgagcttagtgtttttattttacttaaatgcATCTAAAATGAGAATGAATCCCCAGCTAGAGTTCAGTAATTTTTCTCCCTGTGAATATTTTACTTCTTACTGGTTGTGACTGTTTTGAGTAAAATCCAAACTGATAAACTGTTCTCCTTTCTAATACGTCTTCCTCTCCGTCTAAACCTGTAAATACTCTTACCTTTCAGTCATACGTGTGGATTGTGTTGTCTCGACTCCGGCTTGCatccaaacaacaacaacaacaacagaaaaagaccTGAAAACCCCAAAAAGAGCCATGTTGCACTGTATCTGCATACA is part of the Xiphophorus hellerii strain 12219 chromosome 9, Xiphophorus_hellerii-4.1, whole genome shotgun sequence genome and encodes:
- the rab3ab gene encoding RAB3A, member RAS oncogene family, b, which gives rise to MASATATYGQKESSDQNFDYMFKILIIGNSSVGKTSFLFRYADDSFTPAFVSTVGIDFKVKTIYRNDKRIKLQIWDTAGQERYRTITTAYYRGAMGFILMYDITNEESFNAVQDWSTQIKTYSWDNAQVLLVGNKCDMEDERVVNAERGRQLSEHLGFEFFEASAKDNINVKQTFERLVDIICEKMSESLDAGDPAVTGAKQGPQLTEQSAPPHQDCAC